Within the Deinococcus sp. Leaf326 genome, the region GAGGTCGATGCCGCCCGTGACGATCACGAAGGTCATGCCGATGCCGATGAGCAGGAACATGGCGTTGTAACGGAAGAAACTGCTGGCGTTGTAGGCACTCAGGAAACCGTCGTAGCGTAGAGACGCGAACACCACGAGCAGCAGCAGTGCCCACAGCGCCCCCCGACCTTTCAGGAAGGCCAGGACGTTCGGGCGGGCCGCCGCCCGGGAGGAAGGAGAAGGCTGGACGGTGGTCATGCGCGCCTCCGGTACTGTAGGGCTACCGCCACGACGATCACGGCGGCCTTGACGATGAGGGCGACAGAATCCGGCACGCCCTTGACGAGCAGGGTGTAGCGCAGCAGCTGGATGAACAGTGCCCCCAGCAGCGTGCCGAGCATGGTCACGCGCCCTCCGTTCAGGGCCGTGCCGCCCACCGCCACGGCCGCGATGGCGTCGAGTTCCATGTTCTGACCGACCAGGTTGCTGTCCGAGCTGGAGTTGATGGCGATGACGATGAGGCCCGCCAGCCCCGCTAGCGTGCCCGACAGGGTGTAGACGAGCACCCGCGTTCGGTCCACCGGCACTCCGGCGAGCCGGGCAGCCTCAGGGTTGCCGCCGACCGCTACGACCTGGCGCCCGAACAGCGTGCGGCGCAGCACCCAGGCCGCGAGCAGCAGCAGCGCCAGCATGAGGTACACCTGCACCCCGATGCCCAGAAAGCGCGCGGTGCCCAGCGCCCCGAAACTCGGCTGCGTGAAGTTGACGAGGGCGCCGCCGCTGATGACCTGCGCGACGCCGCGCCCGGCGATGAACAGCACCAGGGTGGCGATGATGGGCTGCACGGCGAAGCGCGTGACGAGCAGGCCGTTGAAGGCCCCCAGCGCCGCCGTCGCCAGCACCGGCAGCACGAAGGCCAGCGCCGTGCCCAGCCCTGGCCCCAGCGCCGGGCTCAGGAACAGCAGCGGAGCGATGGCGCCGCTGATCGCCATGAGGGAGCCCACCGAGAGGTCAATGCCGCGCGTGGCGATCACGAAGGTCATGCCGATGCCGACGATCACGATGGTCGCCGTCTGGGTGAGGTTGATGTTCAGGGTGGCGAGGCTCAGGAAGTTGGGTGTGGTCGCCACGTTGAACAGGATCAGGGCCAGCAGCGCGATGAGGGCCGAAGACCGCTGGAGCGAGAAGGTGGGGCGTGGGCGGGCGCTCTCACGCAGGGTGGTGGTCATGGGTGCCTCCAGCGGGGCCGGTGTGCGGGCCGTGCGCCATCGCGGCGAGAAGCGCGTCCTCGCTCAGTTCGCTCTGGTCCAGGGTCGTCACCGACGCGCCGTCGCGCAGGACCGTGACGCGGTGGCAGCCCTCGAGCAGTTCCTCGGGGTCCGACGAGATCATCAGTACCCCCAGCCCGCCGGCCGCCAGTTCGCTGATGAGCTTCTGGATCTCGGCCTTGGCGCCCACGTCGATGCCGCGCGTCGGCTCGTCGAGAATCAGGAGGTCGGGTGAGGTGCATAGCCACCGGGCCAGCAGGACTTTTTGCTGGTTGCCGCCCGACAGCTCGCGGATGGGCTGATCGGGCGACGAGCAGCGGACCTTCAGGCGCCGGATGAACTCGTCCACGACCCGCGTCTGGGCGGCCTGGTCCACGACGCCCGCGCGGGTGAGCTGAGGCAGCAGCGCCAGCGTCAGGTTCTCGCGTACCGACCACTCGGGCACGATGCCGTCGTGCTTGCGGTCCTCGCCGCAGAACGCCAGGCCCGCCCGGATGGCCTGGGCGGGGGCCTTCCAGGCCACGCGGCGGCCCCCCAGGGTCACGTCGCCCGTCGCCGGCTCAGCCGCGAACAGGGCGCGCGCCGTCTCGCTGCGGCCCGACCCCAGCAGCCCGGTCAGCCCCATGACCTCGCCCCGGCGCACCGAGAGGTCCACGCCGCGCAGCGTGGGCGGGCGGCGCAGGCCCGAGACCTCCAGCAGCGTCTCGCCGGCCGACGCCGTGCGCTCGAACCCGGTCTGGCCCTCGCGGGCGAGTTCCTGTTCGCCGCGTCCGAGCATCACCGAGACGAGTTGCAGGCGGCTGAGCTCGGCAAGGGGCCCCTGGTGGACGGTGCGCCCGTCGCGCATCACTGTGATGTGGCTGCACGCGGCGTACAGCTCGTCGAGGCGGTGCGACACGAAGATCACGGCCACGCCGCGCGCCTGGAGGCCCCGGATCACGCCGAACAGCGTCTCGACCTCGCGGTCGTCGAGGCTGCTGGTGGGTTCGTCCATCACGACGAGCCGGGCATCGAGGGCCAGGGCGCGGGCGATGGCGACCATCTGTTGCAGGGCCAGGCTGTAGCTTTCCAGCGGCCTGGTCACGTCGAGGTCGATTCCCATGCTGCCCAGGACCTCGGCCGCGCGGCGCCGCATGGCGCGGTGGTCGATCAGTCCGAAGCGACGGGGCTCGTGTCCCAGCATCACGTTTTCCGCAACCGTCTGGAGCCGCACGAGATTCACTTCCTGGTAGATGGTGGCGATGCCCGCGCGCTGGGCCTGGAGGGTCGAGCCGAAGGCGACCTCCGTGCCCGCAAACTGCACGCTGCCGGCGTCGCGGCGATACACCCCGGTCAGGACCTTGAGGAGTGTGGACTTGCCCGCACCGTTCTGGCCGATGAGGGCATGGACCTCGCCGGGCATGACGCGCAGTTCCGCGCCGCGCAAGGCGTGGACCCCGGCGAAGGCCTTGTCGATCCCGCTCATGTGCAGCAGCGGAGGAGAAGAGGCGGGAGAGGGAGGGGCGGCGCTGGTCTGGGTCATGGAACGTCACCGTCTGTGCGCGTCGGCCGATCTCTAGGGGCCGGACGGAAGGAGACACCGGTCGAAGGCGGACCACCGAAAAGGGGCGGAGGAGGCCCGCAGACCCACCCGCCCCGCAGAAAGCCTCGGTGCCGGTTGCTCAGAAGGCGCTGTTGAGCATGGCCTTGGCGTTGCTGGCGTCGAAGAAGCGGTCGTCGTTGATAAGGCGCCCGGCGATCTTCTTGCCGGCCGCGTAATCTTTCAGGGTCTGGAAGGCCTTGACCCCGAAACGCGGGTTGCACTCGACCGTCGCGCCGAGCTTCCCGACGATGATGGCTTCGAGCGCCGACTTCTGGCCGTCGATACTCACCAGGGTGATGTCCTTGCCGGGCTTGCGGCCCGCAGCTTCCAGCGCCGTGATCGCGCCCAGGGCCATCTCGTCGTTGTGGGCGTAGACGGCTGTCGCCTCGGGGTGCGCCTGGATGAGCGCCTCCATCACCTTGCGGCCCTCGTCACGGGTGAAGTTCCCGGTCTGCGCGGCGATCACCTGGATGCCGGGAACCTTGGAGATCACGTCGTGGAAGCCCTTTTCGCGGTCGATGGCCGGGCTGCTGCCGGTCGAACCGAGCAGTTCGATGACCTTGGCCTTGCCGCCGGTCTTCTTGACGAGCCATTCGGCGGCGCGCTTGCCCTCGGCGTAGAAGTCCGAGCCGATGAAGGTCACGTAGTCGGTGCCCGCCTTGACCACCGAGTCGTCCACGTTCCGGTCGATGACGAACAGTGGAATGCCCGCGCGCTTGGCCTCCAGCACGACCGGGGTCAGGGGCTTTTCCTCACGCGGCGTCAGGAAGATGGCGTCCACGCGCTGAGCGATGCACGATCTCACGTCGCTGGCCTGCTTGGCGGCCGACCCGTTGGCGTTGGTGAAGATCAGGGTCCAGCCGAGCCGCTTGGCCTCGTCCTGCATGCTCTTGGTCTGGGCCAGGCGCCAGGGGTTGTCCATCTCCGACTGGTTGAAACACACGCGGTAGGTGGGCTTGACGGCCAGTTTGGGCAGCCCGCCGGTCTGGGCGGCGGCGACGGCGAGGGTCAGGGCGGCGGCGGACAGCAAAACGGTGCGGGTCTTCATGGTCTTCCTCCTGAATAGGGAAACTGCGTCGGAAAGGACAGCGCGGCAGACACCTGCGGAACCGCCGGGACACTTCGGAAACGTTG harbors:
- a CDS encoding ABC transporter permease — encoded protein: MTTTLRESARPRPTFSLQRSSALIALLALILFNVATTPNFLSLATLNINLTQTATIVIVGIGMTFVIATRGIDLSVGSLMAISGAIAPLLFLSPALGPGLGTALAFVLPVLATAALGAFNGLLVTRFAVQPIIATLVLFIAGRGVAQVISGGALVNFTQPSFGALGTARFLGIGVQVYLMLALLLLAAWVLRRTLFGRQVVAVGGNPEAARLAGVPVDRTRVLVYTLSGTLAGLAGLIVIAINSSSDSNLVGQNMELDAIAAVAVGGTALNGGRVTMLGTLLGALFIQLLRYTLLVKGVPDSVALIVKAAVIVVAVALQYRRRA
- a CDS encoding sugar ABC transporter ATP-binding protein, translating into MTQTSAAPPSPASSPPLLHMSGIDKAFAGVHALRGAELRVMPGEVHALIGQNGAGKSTLLKVLTGVYRRDAGSVQFAGTEVAFGSTLQAQRAGIATIYQEVNLVRLQTVAENVMLGHEPRRFGLIDHRAMRRRAAEVLGSMGIDLDVTRPLESYSLALQQMVAIARALALDARLVVMDEPTSSLDDREVETLFGVIRGLQARGVAVIFVSHRLDELYAACSHITVMRDGRTVHQGPLAELSRLQLVSVMLGRGEQELAREGQTGFERTASAGETLLEVSGLRRPPTLRGVDLSVRRGEVMGLTGLLGSGRSETARALFAAEPATGDVTLGGRRVAWKAPAQAIRAGLAFCGEDRKHDGIVPEWSVRENLTLALLPQLTRAGVVDQAAQTRVVDEFIRRLKVRCSSPDQPIRELSGGNQQKVLLARWLCTSPDLLILDEPTRGIDVGAKAEIQKLISELAAGGLGVLMISSDPEELLEGCHRVTVLRDGASVTTLDQSELSEDALLAAMAHGPHTGPAGGTHDHHPA
- a CDS encoding ABC transporter substrate-binding protein, producing MKTRTVLLSAAALTLAVAAAQTGGLPKLAVKPTYRVCFNQSEMDNPWRLAQTKSMQDEAKRLGWTLIFTNANGSAAKQASDVRSCIAQRVDAIFLTPREEKPLTPVVLEAKRAGIPLFVIDRNVDDSVVKAGTDYVTFIGSDFYAEGKRAAEWLVKKTGGKAKVIELLGSTGSSPAIDREKGFHDVISKVPGIQVIAAQTGNFTRDEGRKVMEALIQAHPEATAVYAHNDEMALGAITALEAAGRKPGKDITLVSIDGQKSALEAIIVGKLGATVECNPRFGVKAFQTLKDYAAGKKIAGRLINDDRFFDASNAKAMLNSAF